In the Thermovirga sp. genome, one interval contains:
- a CDS encoding 2-hydroxymuconate tautomerase family protein, translating to MPIVQVHLLKGRSGEQKKKLVAEMTSSICSALGVKPEQVRIILSEMSHEDFAVGGILSSERDR from the coding sequence ATGCCGATAGTCCAGGTTCACCTGCTGAAGGGTAGATCGGGTGAACAGAAAAAGAAACTGGTTGCCGAGATGACGAGCTCAATATGTTCAGCCCTAGGGGTAAAACCGGAACAGGTCCGGATAATCCTTTCGGAAATGTCCCACGAAGATTTCGCTGTCGGCGGTATACTCTCTTCAGAGAGGGACAGGTAA